The Lacipirellula parvula genome window below encodes:
- a CDS encoding creatininase family protein, with amino-acid sequence MILEEMTTVEVEAALKSCRSVFIPFGVMEAHGPHLPLSTDTIQAYDAGKRAAQLVPLFVAPPIPYGYCRSLGGHDGTISISAETLRSLVRDIVQSLYQTGLRNFILYSGHASALQMAAIEEAAERVLRSCPDANVAIVLEYDVLLKRMAGIIETPGDMHGGEIETSRLMSICPELVRNDLLPEESGRESPKPLLVRDVKRYWPSSVLGAPRKGTPEKGERLGKIIAEYLADLVKRMEAFEPH; translated from the coding sequence ATGATCCTCGAAGAAATGACCACCGTCGAAGTCGAAGCCGCACTAAAATCGTGCCGCAGCGTCTTCATTCCCTTCGGCGTCATGGAAGCCCACGGCCCGCACTTGCCGCTCTCGACCGACACGATCCAGGCGTACGACGCCGGCAAGCGGGCCGCCCAGCTTGTGCCGCTGTTCGTCGCTCCGCCGATTCCCTACGGTTATTGCCGCAGCCTCGGCGGCCACGATGGGACGATCAGCATTAGCGCGGAAACGCTGCGCTCGCTGGTTCGCGATATCGTCCAGTCGCTCTACCAAACGGGCCTGCGAAACTTCATCCTCTATTCCGGCCACGCGAGCGCGCTGCAAATGGCGGCGATCGAAGAGGCGGCCGAGCGTGTGCTCCGCAGCTGTCCCGACGCGAACGTGGCGATCGTGCTCGAGTACGACGTTCTACTGAAGCGGATGGCCGGCATCATCGAAACGCCCGGCGACATGCACGGCGGCGAAATCGAAACCTCGCGGTTGATGTCGATTTGCCCCGAACTCGTCCGCAACGATTTGCTCCCCGAAGAGAGCGGCCGCGAATCGCCCAAGCCGCTCCTGGTGCGCGACGTGAAACGCTACTGGCCGAGCTCCGTGCTCGGCGCCCCGCGCAAGGGAACGCCCGAAAAGGGCGAACGCCTCGGTAAGATCATCGCCGAGTATCTTGCCGACCTCGTGAAGCGGATGGAAGCCTTCGAGCCCCACTAG